A genomic segment from Luteibacter aegosomatis encodes:
- a CDS encoding PLP-dependent aminotransferase family protein, whose translation MYVQIAGSIRKDIDSGRFQNGARLPGSRSMAVALGVSRTVVLMAYDQLKSEGYLESRSGSGAYVNTRVAHESVLRTFVEEPREAPGAPRLSRLARRAVLPASPDAQTTVPGDVIDLAQPRIKSDPRSLKAWKQHLTALLRRRDTPDFPELQGAVALRRAVAGYLAIERSIEVDPDDILIVSGAQQARDLIARVLLDEGDAVGVEEPCHWSVRHTYEAAGARVVPCGVGAQGMDIDRHGTALDGARLINVSPSFQFPTGVVMSEERRKALLRWAYAHDACVVEDDFDCEHRFGVRSPLSLWSLDGHGRVVHVSSFSRSMFPALPLGYMLVPRSLRERFLAVKWLADRGSISMQQHVLAACIASGQYLRDLRRIAHRLAPRHNALHDTLRTRLGTAMTVTGSVAGGSLFVHFSRLPRDATERLVEETFARDVRIRTAERFHRAPPDHVTLVLSYAGVTEANLRRAGERIAEAYLATEAIYAASRPNEPA comes from the coding sequence ATGTACGTCCAGATCGCCGGATCGATCCGGAAGGACATCGATTCAGGTCGCTTCCAGAATGGCGCCCGCCTGCCCGGAAGCCGCTCGATGGCCGTTGCCCTCGGGGTATCCCGCACGGTCGTGCTGATGGCTTACGACCAGTTGAAGAGCGAGGGCTACCTGGAATCGCGCTCGGGCAGCGGCGCGTACGTGAATACGCGAGTCGCCCATGAGTCCGTCCTTCGAACCTTCGTGGAAGAACCGCGCGAAGCGCCCGGCGCGCCGCGGCTCTCCCGGCTTGCCCGCAGGGCCGTGCTGCCCGCCTCACCCGATGCGCAGACGACCGTGCCAGGCGACGTGATCGATCTCGCGCAACCTCGTATCAAATCCGATCCGCGCAGCCTGAAGGCGTGGAAGCAGCACCTGACGGCCCTACTTCGCCGCCGCGATACCCCGGACTTTCCGGAGTTGCAAGGTGCCGTCGCATTACGCCGGGCCGTGGCGGGTTACCTTGCCATCGAACGGTCGATCGAGGTCGATCCGGACGATATCCTCATCGTCAGCGGAGCCCAGCAGGCACGTGACCTCATCGCACGGGTGCTGCTCGACGAAGGCGATGCCGTGGGCGTGGAAGAGCCCTGCCACTGGAGCGTGCGCCATACCTACGAAGCAGCAGGTGCCCGCGTCGTGCCCTGCGGGGTGGGCGCGCAGGGCATGGACATCGACCGCCATGGGACCGCACTGGACGGCGCCCGCCTGATCAACGTTTCCCCTTCTTTTCAATTCCCTACCGGCGTGGTCATGTCCGAGGAGCGACGCAAGGCGCTCCTGCGGTGGGCCTATGCCCACGATGCCTGCGTGGTGGAGGACGACTTCGATTGCGAGCATCGCTTCGGCGTGCGCAGCCCGCTCTCGTTGTGGTCGCTGGACGGCCATGGCCGCGTGGTCCACGTGAGCAGCTTCTCGCGTTCCATGTTTCCCGCCCTGCCGCTGGGCTACATGCTGGTGCCCCGTTCCTTGCGCGAGCGGTTTCTCGCGGTGAAGTGGCTGGCCGATCGCGGCAGCATCTCGATGCAGCAGCACGTACTGGCCGCGTGCATCGCCAGCGGACAGTATCTGCGCGACCTGCGCCGTATCGCGCACCGCCTGGCGCCCCGGCACAATGCCTTGCACGACACGCTACGAACACGCCTGGGTACCGCCATGACGGTGACGGGTTCGGTGGCGGGAGGTTCGCTCTTCGTGCACTTTTCCCGGCTGCCGCGCGACGCCACGGAAAGGTTGGTGGAGGAGACGTTCGCGCGTGACGTTCGCATCCGTACCGCCGAGCGATTCCATCGAGCGCCTCCCGATCACGTCACGCTGGTGCTCAGCTATGCCGGGGTAACCGAAGCGAACCTCAGGCGAGCCGGTGAAAGGATCGCCGAGGCTTATCTCGCGACGGAAGCGATATACGCCGCCTCGCGACCTAACGAGCCCGCGTGA
- a CDS encoding cation:proton antiporter — MAIELGMLLTLMLVIGFFCQWLAWRVRLPAILFLLLAGIVAGPVTGLLRPDKVMGDLLFPVVSLAVAVILFEGSLTLRMHELKGIGHAVRGLVTYGALLALVLLAGAAHYIGGLGWDLSFLFGALTCVTGPTVIAPMLRTVRPNARIANVLRWEGIVIDPIGALFAVLVYEAIASHREGHSVQVFLGTVACGAVVGALAAFVHGNLLRRHWIPEYLQNFGTLAAVLMTFSVSNAVAHESGLLAVTIMGIALGNMRDVHIDDIMDFKEHLTTLLVSSLFILLAARLDWPLPDGSLYAGLAIFAVAQCVIRPLSVFVSSLGSGLTWRERALVGWVAPRGIVAASVSALFAIRLEHTGMAGADKLVPLVFLMIIGTVVFQSATARPLARWLRVAEPEPRGVLLYGANAVALEVARALNAIEGLRVIVADDDWHGIRTARMEGVPTFFGNPASQAADRHLDLAGIGHLLAMSTHRELNSLVSVHYREEFGRDKVFRLRNLSPEESHQRASLAGSLLAPALFSDDMTHARFDDLLREGWRIKTTRLSEAFDWASFIAQYGDDTLLLFGIEPRGALRVATGSRPIEPRPGWTVIALVPPASPQP; from the coding sequence ATGGCGATCGAACTCGGAATGCTGCTGACCCTGATGCTCGTCATCGGGTTCTTCTGCCAATGGCTGGCCTGGCGGGTGCGCCTGCCGGCCATCCTGTTTCTGCTCCTGGCCGGCATCGTGGCCGGACCGGTCACCGGGTTGCTGCGGCCCGACAAGGTGATGGGCGACCTGCTCTTTCCGGTCGTGTCGCTGGCGGTGGCCGTGATCCTTTTCGAGGGCAGTCTCACGCTGCGCATGCACGAACTGAAGGGCATCGGGCATGCCGTGCGGGGGCTGGTTACCTATGGCGCCCTGTTGGCGCTGGTGCTGCTGGCCGGCGCGGCCCATTACATCGGCGGGCTTGGATGGGATCTGTCGTTCCTGTTCGGGGCGCTCACCTGCGTTACCGGCCCCACGGTGATCGCGCCGATGCTACGCACCGTCCGGCCCAACGCGCGCATCGCGAACGTGTTGCGCTGGGAGGGCATCGTCATCGATCCGATCGGCGCCTTGTTCGCGGTGCTGGTCTACGAGGCGATCGCCTCGCACCGCGAGGGGCACTCGGTGCAGGTGTTCCTCGGCACGGTGGCCTGCGGCGCGGTGGTGGGCGCCCTGGCCGCATTCGTCCACGGCAATCTCCTGCGGCGGCACTGGATACCGGAGTACCTGCAGAACTTCGGCACGCTGGCCGCCGTGTTGATGACCTTCAGCGTGTCGAACGCGGTGGCCCACGAATCGGGCCTGCTCGCCGTGACCATCATGGGCATCGCACTGGGCAACATGCGCGACGTGCACATCGACGACATCATGGATTTCAAGGAGCATCTCACGACCCTCCTCGTGTCGTCTCTCTTCATCCTGCTCGCCGCGCGCCTCGACTGGCCGCTCCCCGATGGCTCGCTCTACGCGGGGCTGGCCATCTTCGCCGTGGCGCAATGCGTTATCAGACCCCTCTCCGTCTTCGTGTCCAGCCTCGGCAGCGGACTGACCTGGCGGGAACGCGCGCTCGTGGGGTGGGTCGCGCCACGCGGCATCGTGGCCGCCTCGGTCTCCGCGCTGTTCGCGATCCGTCTCGAGCACACCGGCATGGCCGGGGCGGACAAGCTCGTGCCGCTGGTCTTTCTCATGATCATCGGCACCGTGGTCTTCCAGAGCGCCACCGCGCGACCCCTCGCGCGCTGGCTTCGCGTCGCCGAGCCCGAACCGCGCGGCGTCTTGCTCTACGGCGCCAACGCCGTCGCGCTGGAAGTGGCGCGCGCACTGAACGCCATCGAAGGGTTGCGCGTGATCGTCGCCGACGACGACTGGCACGGCATCCGCACCGCGCGCATGGAAGGCGTGCCCACGTTCTTCGGCAATCCCGCTTCGCAGGCGGCCGATCGCCACCTCGACCTGGCCGGTATCGGCCACCTGCTGGCCATGTCCACGCACCGCGAACTGAATTCGCTGGTCAGCGTCCACTACCGGGAAGAGTTCGGACGCGACAAGGTGTTCCGCCTGCGCAACCTGTCCCCCGAGGAAAGCCACCAGCGCGCGTCGCTGGCGGGCAGCCTCCTGGCGCCCGCCTTGTTCTCCGACGACATGACCCACGCACGGTTCGACGACCTGCTTCGCGAGGGCTGGCGGATCAAGACCACCCGCCTGAGCGAGGCGTTCGACTGGGCGAGCTTCATCGCGCAGTACGGAGACGATACCCTGCTGCTGTTCGGGATCGAGCCGCGGGGCGCACTGCGGGTCGCCACGGGTTCGCGCCCCATCGAGCCGCGGCCCGGCTGGACCGTGATCGCACTCGTTCCGCCGGCCTCTCCTCAACCGTAA
- a CDS encoding DUF3820 family protein, protein MNAEDLQRLVTVTMPYGKYQGRLIADLPGAYLAWYARKGFPPGPLGTLLALALELDHNGLKGLLDPLRKGRHPNRFT, encoded by the coding sequence TTGAACGCCGAAGACCTCCAGCGCCTGGTGACGGTCACCATGCCCTACGGGAAATACCAGGGCCGGCTCATCGCCGACCTGCCGGGCGCGTACCTTGCCTGGTACGCCCGCAAGGGCTTCCCGCCCGGCCCGTTGGGCACGCTGCTGGCACTGGCCCTGGAGCTCGACCACAACGGCCTGAAGGGTCTTCTCGATCCGCTGCGCAAGGGACGGCATCCCAACCGTTTCACATAG